In Fusarium musae strain F31 chromosome 7, whole genome shotgun sequence, a single window of DNA contains:
- a CDS encoding hypothetical protein (EggNog:ENOG41) has product MAASIRSSLSRSGRTSVASIRSLSNARPAKAQVQPVTVREPKPSLQPTDATLLEDYLRRGALSRTYFDATGVRWVGSGDDGPKDPNKAKLGKTLRVLQERLPTLLLHPLPHDILAPNIALHLFPSTHPHLPTVSGRVAYNAALWTSPIAWNRVPILGNVCIEVLAERMTTEPLTFLPRRAGAIPEQLVVRWCEKRKGSDTSSDKGVIARSLPFGRGVDPDKAFTGLFVFDFDAEGRILSHTIEQAQAGGDWEAGVGAKVVGLTDWLLGGCKNPGTPIPMFERVRRRRSI; this is encoded by the exons ATGGCCGCGTCCATCCGATCCAGTCTAAGCCGTTCCGGCCGGACCTCTGTTGCCTCTATTCGCAGTCTCTCCAATGCTCGCCCGGCAAAGGCACAGGTTCAGCCCGTCACTGTTAGAGAACCTAAACCTTCCCTGCAGCCTACCGATGCCACTCTTCTCGAGGACTACTTAAGGCGAGGCGCACTGTCAAGAACATATTTCGATGCGACAGGCGTGCGATGGGTCGGATCTGGCGATGACGGACCAAAGGACCCCAATAAGGCAAAGCTAGGAAAAA CTCTACGAGTTTTACAAGAACGATTACCAACGCTTTTACtacatcctcttcctcacgACATTCTTGCGCCAAACATCGCCCTTCATCTTTTCCCTTCGACGCACCCTCACCTACCAACCGTCTCCGGCCGTGTCGCCTATAACGCCGCCCTCTGGACCTCCCCAATAGCATGGAACCGCGTCCCCATTCTCGGGAATGTCTGCATCGAGGTTCTCGCGGAGCGCATGACAACGGAGCCCCTCACATTCTTACCCCGCCGTGCTGGGGCGATACCTGAGCAGCTCGTGGTCCGCTGGTGCGAGAAGCGAAAGGGTTCAGATACTTCTTCTGACAAAGGAGTGATTGCCCGGTCTCTGCCATTTGGCCGGGGAGTCGACCCAGACAAGGCATTCACGGGACTGTTTGTCTTCGACTTCGATGCCGAGGGTCGGATTCTAAGCCATACCATTGAGCAGGCACAAGCTGGTGGCGATTGGGAAGCTGGAGTCGGTGCAAAGGTTGTTGGTCTGACTGACTGGCTTCTCGGAGGTTGCAAGAACCCCGGCACTCCTATACCAATGTTCGAGCGAGTGCGAAGACGACGATCCATCTAA
- a CDS encoding hypothetical protein (EggNog:ENOG41) — translation MASVESQVSKQSEAPRQNDNENAEQLATLAEGKVADAVKGTSTRDKPRKDDIKIEDYASDIERKKAEQAEAREEIKTQRKAGVDVDGSLGQGRLSNEDNGNV, via the exons ATGGCCAGCGTCGAAAGTCAAGTGTCAAAGCAGTCCGAAGCTCCCCGTCAAAACGACAACGAGAACGCAGAGCAACTAGCTACTCTCGCAGAAGGCAAAGTCGCCGATGCAGTAAAGGGAACGAGTACCAGGGATAAGCCACGCAAGGATGATATCAAGATCGAGGACTATGCCTCTGATATTGAAAG AAAAAAGGCTGAGCAGGCCGAGGCCAGAGAAGAGATCAAAACACAGAGAAAAGCAGGTGTAGATGTTGATGGTAGCCTTGGACAGGGCAGACTGAGCAATGAGGACAACGGCAATGTCTAA
- the YPT1 gene encoding GTP-binding protein of the rab: MNPEYDYLFKLLLIGDSGVGKSCLLLRFADDTYTESYISTIGVDFKIRTIELDGKTVKLQIWDTAGQERFRTITSSYYRGAHGICVVYDVTDMDSFNNVKQWLQEIDRYATEGVNKLLVGNKSDMSDKKVVEYSVAKEFADSLGIPFLETSAKNASNVEQAFLTMARQIKERMGTTTANNTKPSVQVGQGQGVGSSSNNSCC, from the exons ATGAACCCTGA ATACGACTACctcttcaagctcctcctcatcggagACTCCGGTGTTGGAAAGTCTTGTCTTCTCCTGCGATTCGCCGATGACACCTACACCGAGTCCTACATCTCTACCATCGGTGTCGATTTC AAAATCCGAACAATAGAGCTCGATGGCAAGACCGTCAAGCTTCAGATC TGGGATACCGCCGGTCAAGAGCGTTTCCGTACCATCACCTCTTCCTACTACCGTGGTGCCCACGGCATCTGCGTCGTCTACGATGTTACCGACATGGACTCGTTCAACAACGTCAAGCAATGGCTCCAGGAGATTGACCGATATGCCACCGAGGGTGTCAACAAGCTGCTGGTCGGTAACAAGAGCGATATGTCAGACAAGAAGGTCGTTGAGTACAGCGTAGCCAAG GAATTCGCCGACAGTCTGGGAATTCCTTTCCTTGAGACTTCCGCCAAGAACGCCAGCAACGTCGAGCAGGCTTTCCTGACCATGGCCCGCCAGATCAAGGAGCGCATGGGCACCACAACAGCTAACAACACCAAGCCCAGCGTGCAAGTCGGCCAAGGCCAGGGCGTTGGATCGTCCTCCAACAACAGCTGCTGCTAA
- a CDS encoding hypothetical protein (EggNog:ENOG41~BUSCO:EOG09265BJ3), whose product MSSSASGDSGGGRSMESRVGRTKQRYNTKGERLVAGIVPLTPDQKFVLLIQSTRRKGWVLPKGGWESDETCQEAAEREAWEEAGITVQITYDLGDIDEKRAPKSSKDRSRYHFFEGTVTSEYDDWPESHKRERQWFTFAQAWEALSTRPELQEALQRSTVNRQ is encoded by the exons ATGTCGAGTTCTGCCTCCGGCGACTCGGGCGGTGGCCGTTCCATGGAGTCACGAGTGGGTAGAACCAAGCAAC GTTACAACACTAAGGGCGAACGTCTCGTCGCTGGCATCGTGCCTCTCACTCCCGATCAAAAGTTTGTCCTATTGATTCAGTCTACCCGGCGCAAAGGCTGGGTGCTGCCCAAGGGCGGCTGGGAGTCTGACGAGACTTGCCAGGAAGCCGCTGAGCGAGAGGCCTGGGAAGAAGCTGGCATCACTGTTCAGATCACCTATGATCTTGGTGACATTGATGAGAAGCGTGCGCCCAAATCGTCAAAAGATCGGTCAAGATACCACTTCTTTGAGGGCACAGTAACCAGCGAGTACGACGATTGGCCCGAATCCCACAAGCGAGAACGCCAGTGGTTTACATTTGCCCAGGCGTGGGAGGCATTGTCAACACGACCGGAGCTACAGGAGGCCTTGCAACGGTCTACTGTAAATCGTCAATAG
- a CDS encoding hypothetical protein (EggNog:ENOG41), translated as MENLSIADASPQGRGAPQPLPQLPPQMFTTAAQLLDLTDTNLVLQSTVERIFAPSPESAGSDRPTGLYADINHGIFLVRGENVLLLGEIDLDRDDDPPPGFEPGDLDVVKKLAEEKKAVDKAREKARVKKLAKQGFEGENIGEIVL; from the exons ATGGAGAACCTATCCATCGCCGATGCCTCTCCACAGGGCCGCGGTGCGCCGCAACCGCTCCCACAGCTGCCGCCTCAGATGTTCACCACTGCAGCGCAGCTCCTGGATCTCACAGACA CCAATCTCGTCCTCCAATCTACCGTCGAACGTATCTTCGCGCCCTCCCCCGAGTCAGCAGGTAGCGATCGACCAACGGGTCTGTACGCCGATATAAATCACGGCATATTCCTCGTCCGAGGTGAAAACGTGCTCCTCCTTGGTGAAATCGATCTCGACAGGGACGACGATCCGCCTCCTGGCTTTGAGCCCGGAGACCTAGACgttgtcaagaagctcgcagaggagaagaaagccgTCGACAAAGCAAGGGAGAAGGCGCgagtcaagaagcttgcgaaGCAGGGCTTTGAGGGGGAGAACATTGGCGAGATTGTGCTTTAG